In one Methylobacterium sp. SyP6R genomic region, the following are encoded:
- a CDS encoding DHCW motif cupin fold protein has translation MKIPGLPFTVVDWSAVPASEHSGEVGSALWRTFQIGDIRVRMVEYSPGYIADHWCDRGHILLVIEGELETELRDGRTFTLVPGMSYQVSDFGDAAHRSSTRTGAKLFIVD, from the coding sequence ATGAAAATACCTGGACTTCCGTTCACTGTTGTCGATTGGTCCGCGGTTCCGGCATCCGAGCATTCCGGTGAAGTCGGCAGCGCGCTCTGGCGTACATTCCAGATCGGCGATATCCGCGTCCGCATGGTCGAATATTCACCTGGTTATATTGCCGATCATTGGTGCGATCGCGGCCACATTCTTCTCGTCATCGAGGGGGAGCTCGAGACGGAGCTGCGTGACGGCCGCACTTTCACGCTTGTGCCCGGCATGAGTTATCAAGTTTCGGATTTCGGCGATGCCGCACATCGCTCGTCGACTCGCACAGGTGCAAAATTATTCATTGTCGATTGA